Part of the Pseudoliparis swirei isolate HS2019 ecotype Mariana Trench chromosome 18, NWPU_hadal_v1, whole genome shotgun sequence genome is shown below.
TTTGTTGAAAGTAATTTTTTGaatataaagaaaaacacaagttTACTCTATTTTCTTTaatgtttactttttttattggtACTTCTTACAAAGGAACAGAATGACTGAGACAGAAGATTACAACTTAATTGTttctttatatcaataaattaAATCATTTCATGCAATTGTTTTGATTGCAGGATTTCCCATTCCTTTTAATGACCTTTACCTGGAATTAAATGCTGTCTGTTTCCATTTAAAAACGTGGTTATTGGTGTATACAAGTTATTCTGTTTAAGGATCAGGGAGAAAGTCTTCAAACTAAATTTTTATGGACTGAAGTGCAGCTGCAAAAAAACTGATCCCAAATGGAGTGAGAAATGTGTTGTCCAATCATGGTCAGGAAGTCCACTGCTACTTCCTGATAGTTCGAGCTGAGCGTGCGTTCAAAACAGTCTCCACTCCTGATCTCACTCCACTGAACACAGAGGGAGCAGCTTTACCCATTTTCTCTGTGAAGAGAAACAACAATCATAATATATCACTGATAATGAGGCAGTGGGTTATGTAAAATTGTGGATAGGctctgtataaataaataaacagactgAGGGTGAGAGGAAAGATTGATAGGAATCTCCTATCAGTACAACCCTCCTTTCCTCGCTGTATATGGAGTGGAAACTTGAGCATCATGAAGAAAcgcccctcacacactcactgccATAACATGATCTTATCCAGATGCAGAACACTTAAGCTTTCTTTCAGTTTCTTCGAAGaaaaatgtcagtgtgtgtgtgtgtccttaccACACTCATCCATTACTTCAAGTGTCTTGCTTTTTGCTGGCCTACTTGTTCCCAGCTTGGTCTTTGTGTCGCTCAGGTCCTCGTCTCTCACCTCGGGACGCTGCATTAGTTCATCTTCTTTCTGACCTGGCTGAGGGGTGATGAAAAGAAACAAGTACGACAACACGCATGTGATTTCTGGCTCTCCAAGTCTACAGAAGGTCTTTTTAACaatgtaaaaacatttcatcTCATTTTAAAACAATGGTCTTACTTGAGACATGTTTGAGTAGTTGAAGCTGGCCGGAAGAAAATCTCTTGTCAGATGTCCCTCTTTTCTCTTGCTAGTCCAGCCCAACACACGTTCACAGATGTATAACCCAGCAGTGATTCTCCAGTGGATAATAAAGTGTTCTTGAGAGTAATAAATGACGCAACAAGTGTAtacgctcctcctcttcctctgtttcttctGCATGGTCTGCTGTCCTACCTGCTGCTTCATTAAGAGGGCACTGCTACAACTTGTGGCATTACATTTTCCCAAATAAATCCCAGAGATCCAAGAAGGTAAGAAATATATGTCTGTATAATCTACCGGGTAATAAGCAAGCCAAGCAAATATGACTCAAAGTAAATAAGGTATGACTATAAAAGATAAGCACATGTTTTTAGAAATCAACAAACGCTAAACAATGTGAGCTTgtgtataaatacaaaatacaaaaaaggagTAGAGAGAAGGGAGTATTGCCATCCTTTAAAAGAATGCTGTTCCCACCCCTTCCTGCTTGTTTTCCATAGTGACATCATTATTCAACCCCGGAGACCCTACATTCTTCAGCCATAAGTTCAGAGGATAGACCAACAAATAGGAAGAGATCCCAAGCAACATGTTAAATAGCCAGTGAACTCAAGCCTACTTAGATCCCCTAGAGTTAAATATGAttagaaaaacatgtttgtaaAGCCATGCTCtataccagtggttctcaaacttttttcagtgtaccccctgtgaaattttttttttttaaatggagagaTGTCACGTACAAAGTGTACGTGGTGCAACAGAATTCCTCCCTGCTTCTTAACCTtgtcaaaaacaaaataatatgtAGACTTCACATTCTAATAGATGCCTGAATTGTTTGTTAAATTAACCTGAGAACAGCTGGAATCTTCCAAAATGGGAAATGCTTgtagtttataaatatatatttgtatctattCCGGTAACAGATTCAAAATTTttcttaaaatacattcaattctTTATCAGTTACAATCAGATTCCAAAACAGTCAAAATATCTTTGTATGTTTGTTCGTATGAGCCAACAAAGGAATGATCCAAGGTAAACATATCAGcatcaaacacccacacattCACAGAGGTCCATTTCAAAAACTTGTTCCATCGTTGCCTTCACAGTCAGTAActgtcaacacgcagctcgtcaaaACTGTTTCTAGTGAAACATACGCTTTCCTTCAGGTCAGTTCACTAATTTCCTGTCCAATTTAAGTGTGTTTCTTTCTGTATTGGGGCACGAGCCGAGTCCTCACGAACTGAATAAGCCGAGTCTCTGTAACAAGAACAGCCACAAACACACCGAGCAGACACAATGCTCCGACACCGATATGgaccagccttcctaaccagccGCTGTCACAGCAGAACGCACCCTGCGGCCAGAGGGAAAAGATGCTCAAGTTAGGACCACTGATTTGCACAAGATTAAATACAGATTATATAGAATGTGTAGAATTATTAGAGAATTATATGTAATGTGGGATATTTAGAGATAAAACCTGAGTGGAGAATGACTGTTATTCTCTTGTACCTCAGACAGCGCCGTGATGACAGCACTCACAGCAAGTGCCAGTATTAGGAGCGGGGAGGGCAGCAGGCCGTGGAGAGGTTTCCATTGAGTGGAACGAAAGTAGTGGTGTATGTAAAGGAGGCTGTGCAAGATGCGGAGGCCCATGTTCAGGCAATTTGCCAATATGAAGCCTACAGCGCCAGCCCACCACGTCAGCATGTAGGACAGGACCAGGAAAGACAAGGAGAGCGCCAACAACACTAAGTTATACCTGAGGACGAAGCACACAGTGTTGACTGGCAGGTTGCATGATGTGTTACAGgctgtgtttgtatatgtctACATTACTTACTTGTCAACCTCTTCTTGGCTCATGGCAGCAAACACAAAGCACTCTGTTACACCATTGGCAGCGAGCAGGAGAACATAGCAGCTGTAACATCGCAGCAAAGCGGGCCCTTTATcccaaaaacacaaaaccaGAGTAAATGACTAAGAACAGCAAGTAAAGCTAGATATGCCACATTTAGCCAATACTACCAGTGTGTTGTGGCTCTGTTACCTGCCCCACTGCTAAGTAGAGAGCCGCCGTAAACATCCAGAGCCAAGTGAGAATAGGCGTAGCCGAACACAGAGATAATGAGACCAACCACCAGCACCAGTTTCAGCAGACACTCCAGGACCTCCGCTACAATGGCAACGTCCTCCTGTTGACAAAATATGCCACATGATGTAAAAATTacccaaaaaatgtaattaatttcaCAAAGACTTGTTCATATCCGAGATTCAAACCTGTTTCTGACTTTTGACATCACGTCCTCGCTCGAGCACTTTGGCGAAGAAGATGTAGAAGCTTTCCTCGATAGGCAGGAAGATGAAGCGAGCCACCATGGAGCCCAGATTATTGACAATATCATAAACTCCCTGGTCTCCAAAGCTCAGGACGTTCAAGAAGGTCATGACGTACCGCTCCCCCTCTGTCAGGATCTGCTTCAGGAAGGACTGCTTGAAGAAGCTCCATGTGAGCTGGGCCAGAGTCCAATCAACCAGCGGCTAAAAACAGAGACATAGAACAACATTAATCCTGTATGATAACGGTTTCTCTTGAAACTTGTCAGTTGGAGTTTGTGAAGATAGATCTTGAATAATAAATGTTGTATATTTTCCCGCTCTATTACCTCTCCAGCGGCTCTACGGGGCAAGAGATCTCCAACACGTTGCAGAGGAAAACCCTTCTTGGCTGCCTCTTTAGAGCCCAAGAAACGAATGAAGTAAACAGCGTAGCATAGCACCAGGAATCCTGTGTACACCAACTAAGAGAAGCCCATAGCTTAGAATCATTAAAATAGAGAGTAAATAATCACAGAAATAATGAGCAGAGGACATCAGCTGATTTCTTACATGAGCAGCAGAGAAGATGTAGAGGCCCCATTCACGGGcaaacaccaccaacaccacagtTATACTGCACTTAGCGATCATTGCTAAGCTCTCAGCGACCACCTTCAGTCGGACAAACATGTGAGCTTGAGCCAGGACCCAGAGGGGCTCCGCCAGGAGCTCCTGCACTCCTGACAAAGCAAACATCACCACAGCAGGGCCGTAGTAAGGGACAGTCTGGGGGTCCGGGACCTCCAGGAGccacaaccacacacagaccAGCAGGGCTGCCCATAACACACCCAGAGGCAACCTGAGAGGTAAGAAAggcagacacaacacacacaggtaagaaTACACAGGAATACAAGttgaagagggatcctcctctgttgctctcctgaaggtttattccctttttttcccccgtgaaagttttttttctatttcttgggagttttcctgatccgatgtgaggtcctgggacaaggATGtccaatgtgtacagattgtaaagacctctgaggcaaatttgtaattttctgatattgggctatacaaaataaactgaatttaattgaatacacATGATTGAACACACTTTACCTCTTTTGTAAAATCACTCAACTTACGTCAGCCAAAGCAGGTTGACAACTTGTCTCCAGCTGTGGTTTGTCCCAGATACCCCACTCAAACAGGCTCTCCGGAAAGCTTCTCTGGATAAAAATACTAATGTGGAGTACAGTAGTGTAAGCCTgcataacaaacaaacaaacacgttaTATCAGCTGTTGTTCTCCTCTGGGCTGTGCCACGGTTCAACACTGATCATCCTCACCTCACATTGACAACACCAATCAGCTCTTTGGAGACAAACCGCAGAGTGAATGCATTCAGCAAGAAGGTGAGGATCCGGAACATCACCTGAGATACACATCCATCGTTTTACTATCCAGAACAAACTGTGATTAGACTTATCATTACAATACTGGGCTGCTGTGGTGTTTCATCTCAGATGAATGTGTCCGTGTACCTGCAGCAACACATTATACGATGCTAGAGTGGACGCACTCCTCAGAACCTCCTCAGAACTCATGTTGGACTTCACTCCGACTCGTTGGACTCGTGTCAAGCGAGCACTAGACAACACTTCCGCTGCTTTCCACCAAGGCGGATCATTCTAAAATCATACCGTAAAACCCGCTAGGGTGGCGGCCGGAAAACCAATAGCAGCCCCTATTTTCTAATGAACCGGTGGCAGATCGACGTTACATTTGCTGGACCGCAGTAGGAGTTACACTTCCGTACACATTGTACACAGTGTACGGAAGCACGTTACGTGGTGACGTCAGAGGGCGTTACGTCCAACGAGTTGTCGCTAGAGGGCGAACACATCCCTCTGATACTGTGCCGTGGATCTCCATCTCTGTCGTGACCAAATATGTGTTACTAGCGTGTTGATActattaaatacattatattttgtAACATAGATGTCACTCATTATTAATAATGTGTGTggtactcattgaatgtgttgtaactatgTCATGTttctttctgtacacatgacatatattgcttctgcagggtgaccagacgtcctgttttccccggacatgtcctctttttgtgacctaaaaaatgcgtccggcagggattccaaaaacgtccgggattttgcttcgtcggatatttgtctttctctgggtctttcacaaactagtatttaccccttacaagttttggaaatggtatctcccttacgttccaccttcttgagcgagctctgactgtatagagaacagtcattggtcgagcgatctcagtgttgccagatacacgataattatcctccaaatacgtccattttgagcctttggtacggacttcaccatttccaatctggcaacactgagcaccttgccgcctccactagttgcattgttgtgtgtgcggcatgctataaactactaccagcgccgccgctcccatatgggcacgatcacaccagacgtgcctctcaaaaacgcgtcgcccgcaaAACTATTGATTCCCTAtggcagtggtccccaaccttttttgagccacggaccggttccgtgtcagaaataattttcacggaccggcaatataaatgacgtaatacatatgacgtcatacaattatacgaagggcataaagtgccaaaactacaactcatcatgacgccgaatgagtgtgagccgtgcgcttgataaacggctgaagtcaaaaagtgtAGGCTAACTACTGCCAACGGTGAGGTGAgcgcgagtcaacttcagcagcATGTGTGAGGAAatcttgttgacctgcaacgagccgctgatggagacggcgacacagacgtgtgtttggtacgCTGCTCCGAACCGAGTTCTTGTCGCTGTCAtaagaacaccggcagagttgttgtgtgaaatgtcccttcaggccaAGGTCATTTGCATCTCCGGCACATTTTTTTcgagctcggacgggctcgattcaccgggtgggtttgtttacaaatgggttgcaggtctattcttttgcagtcgggtcttttgtggttggagtaccgctcaaactcatttaaaagcctcttccacccggtcaacgtctgaaacatgtagaatattccgctgttcactcgcccacacagcagcgactttatcggccaacttgaaaacagttgtcatttccctgaagtgacagaattcattgagcaggttgaatatgtttgaagattctttgtcactgaaatgtgccgccagcagagggttcggcgcgtgaggctcgcctgcagcgataaacccgaactttaagactcctgaacgcggctcagacgtacacacgggtggatccggtcctttttcaaaataaaatatttttccgactgatttaaaaaaaaattaatttaaactttatttattcactttttttccgcggcccggttccaaccaagccgcggaccggtaccgggccgcggcccggggtttggggacccctgccctatggtacggcgcgactttcagacgcgccttttaaatgtCACGCGGCGCGGTTTCcttgcgtttttcaggcgcggttaaaagttaaaatattctcaactttagggctcgaacacaccagacgcgcctctaaaaagcgcagccgcaccaaaaacgccttgtcAAGAacctgccgggcaaaacagcgcggtgcgcctccgcgcctcgcccttaaagttgagaatattttaccTTTTAACCGCCCCTGAAAAACGCAAAAAAACCGCGCCgcgtggcatttaaaaggcgcgtctgaaagtcgcgccctaccatagggaatcaatggttttgcgggcgacgcgtttttgagaggcgcgtctggtgtgttcgagcccttaggcgcgaggcgcggaggcgcgccgctcatcaatgtcatgctcggccaatgcagcccgaggagaacctcatattatatattatattagcggaatttaattacgaagatctttataattctaaatctaaacacgactcaaactgactcctgctcggtcggaagtgcaactgaaagcctcgccatcgagacacaactcatggattagatggtggtattcgccgtattctttcctttctttttaaaaaaatatattgaaccAAAAATCAATGGttggttggttgcgcacgcagatCCGCTCAACAGGCgcaccgcgctgttttgcccggagTATTTTTGATAAGGCgcttttggtgcggctgcgcttTTAAAAGTCGCGTTTGGTGTGATTGTGCCCTAACTCCTTTTTTATTGTTAGATACAAGACAGTTCTTGAAGATGTTTTAGATTCTTATCCACAAAGAGAGTGATATATCAAGAAGGTAATCCACCATTTATGTGTCTTTACTCCTTTTTTTAGCAGTACGATCTGTGCGAGAGGAACAGAATCTACACACAGCGGagtggaataaataaatcatccaTCCGTTTGACCGTGACAAGAGATAAATACGCATTCACAATCAGCAGCcacaaaaccaaaaataaaTCCGTCTCCCAGAAACCGAACATTTGTCAGATGTAGGTTCTGGTATGTCCTGGTCTCTGTTAAAAATAGTTCTCTACATAGCATTGGAGAGTCAACAACCACACGGTTTTCTTTGTCATATAAGACATGATtcatcaaattaaataattagaCGGATAACATTCAGTATGTATCTATATCTAAAGATAGATAGGTTTATTTAGTACAGTGTAATGTATTTCTATAGGTTTCTTTACCTCTTCATACTTTTCATCCCAGTTGGGTTGAATTGAATGTTACAAAAAGGGACACAAAATGACAGCAGATGGTAGCAGTGATGTCAAGTGAAATGCAAGGATTTTCAACCTCCCgccctattattattattattcatattggcATTAACAACCTAAACAAATAataagcatgcacacaaacacaatgacatcaataTGTACAGTACATAGGCCCTCTCTATGCTTATTGTTTCTACACGTACCCAAGGAGAATAGTTTCTGTTTGAAATAAGGTCACACAAATACTTCACTCGTTtgtaattttaaaaatgtaacagAATAAGGAAACTGTCCGTAAGCCGTAGAGATGTAACCCAGGGCCCTATTTCTCATATGTGGCTCAACTAAATCGATCAAATATCCGATTATCCACCTTAAATCAACCCGATGATTGACATCAGGCTATCTCGgtttctcaaaggctgatccgcCCTCAAACTGTCTCGTTAGTtcaaacctgacttcagtcctCAGGATGATTGCGCGTGCCCGTCCAACTTCAAAAGGGCGAAGCGTCGATTAGCTAAACCATGATTTTCTAACagcacaatgacaaataaactgaaaggaAGAGCCTCTTGTTTCTACGCTGACGAGCAGGAGATGACCGTGAACAAATATGAGGAATTCCAGACCATAATCATGAACATCTCACCCCTGTGAGGACGAGACAAGACGCATGGCGACATATCAGACAAGATAAATgtgtaatgctgcgttcacacaaaTATTCGCAACACTTTACTCGCGCGAGTTTACTCTCCCGGCTATTTGTGGTTCATTCATTAaattcattcgcttcattcgtgctggagagggggcgtggcttttctctgtggcttatctccatggaaacagttttaatttccaccatggaagaaataactaCTATTTCTGCTGAatacttgttgtggaactcccacaaacgtcggaacatcaaacaccctttgggttcataacattatatttatatatatatatatttatttatacataacgtcacccgtaggctcacacagctcggtaacTTTCACCGACTACTTCTAAATAACTGGATGAAATTCCTCTTTATTCTCATCCATTCTCGCCTGTACATTCATGGATTCTACTCGCGACacgtttggtgtgaacgcagcatgagtGTTGAGAAAATGAATCGGCTAATTTTAAGTGCCTCATCACCCCAATCAATCCaaatacatttctttaaatgtgcctGCTGGCAGTCTGCTTAATGGCATGCATCATCCAATGAGATCTAAAAGAACTATCTCAACTCTTCCAGAACAAGTATATTCATGTATGTGGCGATGACCATATTGAATAGGAattttaatatgtgtgtgtgattctgtgtgTGAGCCCGGGAACgtaatgaacacatccagaagttTCTCAAGCTCTAAATAAGCTTCATGAACCGCTCGGCATACAGCGGCTTTCCTGATGGTCTGCATCGCcgacactgtacaacaatgtaccacaatttacaacaatgtaccacactgtacaacaatgtaccacaagGCTCTGCATACAGTCTGTGAGACAGTCAATGCCCAGCTGCAGCATGTGGCTCAAGAAGGTCTGTAAATAAAGTATTCCTTGTGGACAGAATGGATCGCGCTCATATAGGAAGTCATCATGACGTGATAAGATCTCTCTCCCTATTAAACGCTAAT
Proteins encoded:
- the rft1 gene encoding protein RFT1 homolog, giving the protein MSSEEVLRSASTLASYNVLLQVMFRILTFLLNAFTLRFVSKELIGVVNVRLTLLYSTLVFLSREAFRRACLSGVSGTNHSWRQVVNLLWLTLPLGVLWAALLVCVWLWLLEVPDPQTVPYYGPAVVMFALSGVQELLAEPLWVLAQAHMFVRLKVVAESLAMIAKCSITVVLVVFAREWGLYIFSAAHLVYTGFLVLCYAVYFIRFLGSKEAAKKGFPLQRVGDLLPRRAAGEPLVDWTLAQLTWSFFKQSFLKQILTEGERYVMTFLNVLSFGDQGVYDIVNNLGSMVARFIFLPIEESFYIFFAKVLERGRDVKSQKQEDVAIVAEVLECLLKLVLVVGLIISVFGYAYSHLALDVYGGSLLSSGAGPALLRCYSCYVLLLAANGVTECFVFAAMSQEEVDKYNLVLLALSLSFLVLSYMLTWWAGAVGFILANCLNMGLRILHSLLYIHHYFRSTQWKPLHGLLPSPLLILALAVSAVITALSEGAFCCDSGWLGRLVHIGVGALCLLGVFVAVLVTETRLIQFVRTRLVPQYRKKHT